From Aegilops tauschii subsp. strangulata cultivar AL8/78 chromosome 5, Aet v6.0, whole genome shotgun sequence:
gttgagcgcgagcgaaacacccactgggcctGCTGGCTGCAATCCGGCGAAGCCGGTTGGCGAGCAGCTGGTCGTGCGGGAACTTAAAATGGCGGGGTCTGGTCGATCAACCCGGTGGTATCTATGAATTTCGTGGATGCCTACGCTTTTGCTTTTCGTCTCGTGAGCCGTTTTCTTGCGAATTTCCCCCCATGGGCTTCCCCCCCGCGAGTCTgacggccgaggctccggtccgtgacaagggGTTTGGCCTTCGAGAGGCGCGTAGTACTTAGGCGTTCGAAATgttgagcgcgagcgaaacacccactgggccggctaGCGGTAGTCTGGCGAGGCCAGTTCgcgagcagccggtcgtgcggcAACTTAAAGTGGTGTGGCCGGGTTGGGTGACCCGGCGGTCCTTGACTTAGTGTCCGTGGCGTGCTGGTGCTCTGGCCTTGCGCGCTTGCCGGCCGACAGCCGAAGCCGGTTCTGTGGCTTAGGGCAAAGCGGGAGGCCGCGGTGATCCCAATGCATCAGGAACCGCTGAGTAAGACAGCGGGTAGTGACCAagccggccagcccccgagcccccgggTCGAGAGAGTCGGACCGGTGGCCGGGTTTGATGAAGAGGTAAATAATGCATAAATGCGGGAGACACAATAGCTTGGTCGGAAAGGGCAGCCCCGAGCGTCGTTCGGGGACTCCATTGTTTTCAGATGATTACAAAAGGCAGCGATACATACGTGCATACGGCTAACTGTAAAACGAGCGGAGGAGTTCTGCGTTCCACGGCCGGGTTGTTTCTTCGCCGGCGGTATCCCTCTTGCGCTTGTTTGACTTGCAGGCATTGATGAGGTAGTAGGCGCTGTGATCGCACAAGGTCTTGCCAacgatgaagggaccctcccatggGGGGACAGCTTGTGTTAGCCGGTCTGCTCTTGGACGAGTCAGAGGACGAGGTCTCCCTCCCAAAAAGCGAGGGGCTTTATCTTCTTGCTGTGGTAGTacctcaggccttgctggtagatggctgaGCGGCTATGCGCTAGGAGACGTgcttcttcgagcaggtcgacgccgtcttcgcGGGCTTCTTTGGCTTCGGCTTCAGTGTACATCGTGATGCGCGGCGAGTCAAACTCGACGTCGGTCGGGATGACgacttctgctccgtagacgagtaAGAACGGGGTGAACCCGGTCGCCCGGTTTGGCGTTGTTtggagactccagaggacgggtggcagctcgtcgagccagctgccgggtgaacggatgagcggctcgacgagccgcggcttgatgccggataggatgaggccgttggcccgctcgacctggccgttggaCTGCTGGTGTGCAACGGAAGCCAGGTCGAGGTGGATGCCGGAGACGGAGCAGTACTGCGCGAGTgcgcccttggcgaagttggtACCGTTGTCCGTGATGATGTTGTTCTGCATGCCGTAGCGTATCGCGAAGTCCTTGACGAATCGGACGGCCGTTGGCCCGTCCAGTTTCTTGACCGGCCTTGCttcgatccatttggtgaacttgtgcACCGCCACCAGCAAATGCGTCATGCCGCCTCGAGCGGTCTTGAAGGGccccaccatgtcgagtccccagaccgcgaagggccaggcgATCGGGATGGTCCGGAGTGCCGACGCCGGCTAGTGGCTTCGTTCGCTGAAGCGCTGCCATCCCTCACACTTGAGGACGAGCGACTCGATGtcttggagggccgtgggccagtagaaaccatggcggaaagccttggccaccagggaccGCGAGGCAGCGTGGTGCCCGCACTGGCCCTGGTGTATGTTGAGGATGATCTCAATGCCCTTGTCTTGCTCGACACGGCGTTGAAACACGCCGGTGGAGCTGCGCTTGATGAACTCAttgttgatgatgctgtaggCGGACGCTCGGCGTCGCACTTGCCGGGCTtcggtctcgtccatggggagGACCCCATTCTACAGAAACTCTGAGATGGGCAGGGCCCATGATGGCGCCGTCACCAAGGCGAAGACAGCCACCATGGCGGGTTCTCGGGCGGCAGCCCCCGGGTCGGGAACGGCGGCGGCCGGATCGATGGTTGCGGCCCTCGGGCCGGGTTGAGGCGCGACCGGGTCGTCCGGGACGTAGATGGACTCGGAGTCCGGAGACGGCTCGACGGACGGCTTGTGCAGGTGCTCGAGGAAGATGCCGGATGGGATGGACTGCCGGGACGAGGCGATCTTGGCGAGCGTGTCGGCCGCCTCATTTTCCGCACAggacatggaggaactcgcagcccGCGAAGAATCCGGACAGCTTCTGAAcaaggaagcggtagctcgccatgttggGCTCGCGGGCATCCCACTCGCCTGAGCACTGCtgcaccaccaggtccgagtcgccatagcacaggatgcgccggatgccgagttccttggcaagccggaggccatgcacaagggcttcgtattcggcgacgttgttggaggcggcgaagtggatctagAGCGGGTATTTGGGCCGGTCGCCCTTCGGGGAGGACAGCATAATGCCGACCCGTAGGCCGAGACGCATCTtcgagccgtcgaagtgcatgcaCCAGTGTGTCGAGTACGGCGGCGGTGGTAGGTACTGGGTCAcggtccagtcgacgaggaagtcggccagagCTTGGGACTTGATCGTAGTGCGCGGttcgtagaggatggtgtggccaGCTAGCTCGAGCGCCCACTTGGCGACCCGGCCAGAGGCGTCTCGGCACCCGGTGATTTCACCGAGAGGGGCCGTGCTGACCACAGTAACAACGTGGTCTTGGAAGTACTGCTTAAATTTCATGGCAgtgaatgaaggaaatatgccctagaggcaataataaagttattatttatttccttatatcatgataaatgtttattattcatgctagaattgtattaactggaaacttgatacatgtgtgaatacatagacaaacagagtgtcactagtatgcctctacttgactagctcgttgatcaaagatggttatgtttcctagccatagacatgagttgtcatttgattaacgggatcacatcattaggagaatgatgtgattgacttgacccattccgttagcttagcactcgatcgtttagtatgttgctattgctttcttcatgacttatacatgttcctatgactatgagattatgcaactcccgtttaccggaggaacactttgtgtgctaccaaacgtcacaacgtaactgggtgattataaaggtgctctacaggtgtctccaaaggtacttgttgggttggcgtatttcgagattaggatttgtcactccgattgtcggagaggtatctctaggcccactcggtaatgcacatcactataagccttgcaagcattgtgactaatgagttagttgcgggatgatgtattacggaacgagtaaagagacttgccggtaacgagattgaactaggtatcgagataccgacgatcgaatctcgggcaagtaaaataccgatgacaaagggaacaacgtatgttgttatgcggtctgaccgataaagatcttcgtagaatatgtgggaaccaatatgagcatccaggttccgctattggttattgaacggagaggtgtctcggtcatgtctacatagttctcgaacccgtagggtccgcacgcttaaagttatgacagttatattatgagtttatatgttttgatgtaccgaaggttgttcggagtcccggatatgatcacggacatgacgaggagtctcgagatggtcgagacataaagattgatatattggaagcctatgtttggacatcggaagtgttctgggtgaaatcgggatttttccggagtaccgggaggttactggaacccccgg
This genomic window contains:
- the LOC141023043 gene encoding uncharacterized protein, whose translation is MVGPFKTARGGMTHLLVAVHKFTKWIEARPVKKLDGPTAVRFVKDFAIRYGMQNNIITDNGTNFAKGALAQYCSVSGIHLDLASVAHQQSNEVVIPTDVEFDSPRITMYTEAEAKEAREDGVDLLEEARLLAHSRSAIYQQGLRYYHSKKIKPLAFWEGDLVL